A single region of the Chitinophaga niabensis genome encodes:
- a CDS encoding TolB-like translocation protein, with protein MNRFITRSFLFFTILLIGTFHVKAQTNTVEFGQNRVQFKNFKWRYYTTRHFNTYFSQNGLELGKYVAQAAEKELPSLEEFMEYTFRQKVNIVVYNNFGEFKQSNIGIGIEWQNTGGVTKLVGNKLLVYFDGNHENLRRQIRQGIARVMLETLLFGEDIGEFAGNAVLIDFPNWFTDGFIAYAAENWNPQLDEELKSIFASNKYSSFNKLAYDKPLLAGQAFWYYVESKYGKDAVPYLMYITRINRGLKKGFEQVLHMTPKKAMKDFMMYTTKRYQEDNRKRRQYTRGTGVISNEIGKSNFYRYQANPKNSMYAVIEYRKGLYKVEINLGYNTSKVLLKSGVRQLSSKLDPNYPLLAWNQKGNRLAIIYEHEGKTKLMVYDLITKLKIYQDLPQFDRVIDFKYFFEFDNSLLLSAVKNGHTDIFTYSISNGKVEQITNDVYDDLDPSFVAFPGKSGIIYSSNRPSPKARGGDTVLPHNRYNIFLIDNWNKSSEKQVSQLTDLPYGNARLPVQYNGTHFTFVTDANGINNRYAGFFKTERAGVDSLFFVGAEILHNPDKEELDSALAEYGSTAPDSVQAITITNDSTYVFPVTNYQHGIKESRIAGDQGMVSEVVQIGDYKRLYKLKVDTNTLRRRNVNARPTRFRAAQMHADSLKLGLPSVYNQKDTSAAKQNDFFQNEFGNEPKDTTSQQTVDARAARDEPPVLKLARLSNYKLKFASDYLVAQIDNSVLMSKYQAFGGKPMSPIRLTDPINGLIRIGVSDLMEDYKFSGAFRIPLGLDGTEYMFSMSYLKKRFDYKFTYYRKVDKGDLVSDEVAYPVKNKTNIYQGEVKYPFDVVRSLRLQAGIRRDELVILANDIPSLNQKSFVQTYALGRLEYVHDNTLNPAINIYKGTRYKIYGDLMAQMSSNRNTLFGQVTPKGKLTYNMGIDARHYEQILRNFIWATRFSADLSWGSSKLVYFLGGVDNWTFTPDIHKNTPMTNDNYAYQTLAVNMRGYKQNIKNGNNVMLLNTELRLPVFTTFIDKPINSAFLRNFQLTTFVDIGTAWNQKLSFKDANYTTYTSNDGLIVKIKEGFLGPFVGGYGFGARTTLLGYFVKADAGWPMTGFFRGKPLLYISMGVDF; from the coding sequence ATGAACCGATTTATTACCAGGTCATTCTTATTCTTCACTATCCTATTGATTGGCACGTTTCACGTTAAGGCTCAGACTAATACGGTGGAGTTTGGTCAGAACCGGGTTCAGTTCAAGAACTTCAAATGGCGGTACTATACGACCCGGCATTTTAACACCTATTTCTCACAAAATGGGCTGGAACTGGGAAAGTATGTAGCGCAGGCTGCTGAGAAGGAATTACCGAGCCTGGAGGAATTTATGGAATATACTTTCCGCCAGAAAGTGAATATTGTGGTGTACAATAACTTCGGGGAATTCAAGCAATCCAATATAGGGATAGGGATAGAATGGCAGAATACGGGAGGGGTCACCAAACTGGTGGGTAATAAGCTCCTGGTATATTTTGACGGGAACCACGAAAATCTGCGTCGCCAGATCCGCCAGGGTATTGCCCGGGTGATGCTGGAAACTTTGCTTTTTGGAGAGGATATCGGGGAGTTTGCCGGAAATGCAGTGTTGATAGATTTCCCGAACTGGTTCACGGATGGTTTTATTGCCTATGCGGCAGAAAACTGGAACCCTCAGCTGGATGAAGAATTAAAAAGCATATTCGCCTCTAATAAATACTCTTCTTTTAATAAACTGGCTTACGATAAGCCCCTGCTGGCGGGGCAGGCTTTCTGGTATTATGTGGAAAGCAAGTACGGAAAAGATGCGGTGCCTTACCTGATGTACATCACCCGGATCAACCGTGGCCTGAAAAAAGGTTTTGAGCAGGTGCTGCACATGACCCCTAAAAAGGCCATGAAGGATTTCATGATGTACACCACCAAACGTTACCAGGAAGATAACCGCAAACGCCGCCAATATACCCGCGGGACCGGTGTTATCTCCAATGAGATCGGCAAATCCAATTTCTATCGTTACCAGGCGAACCCTAAGAACAGCATGTATGCGGTGATCGAATACCGTAAAGGACTGTACAAAGTAGAGATCAACCTGGGTTATAATACTTCCAAAGTATTGCTGAAAAGCGGGGTAAGGCAATTATCCTCCAAACTGGACCCGAACTATCCTCTGCTGGCCTGGAACCAGAAAGGTAACAGACTGGCCATCATCTATGAGCATGAAGGTAAAACCAAACTCATGGTGTATGACCTGATCACCAAACTGAAGATCTACCAGGACCTTCCGCAGTTTGACCGGGTAATAGACTTCAAATATTTCTTTGAATTTGATAACTCCCTGCTGCTTTCTGCGGTGAAAAATGGGCATACGGATATTTTCACTTACAGCATCTCTAACGGTAAGGTAGAACAGATCACCAACGATGTGTATGATGACCTGGACCCTTCATTTGTAGCTTTCCCCGGCAAGAGCGGGATCATTTATTCCTCTAACAGGCCTTCTCCAAAGGCCCGTGGCGGAGATACCGTATTACCACACAACCGTTACAATATCTTTTTGATCGACAACTGGAACAAGTCTTCCGAAAAGCAGGTGTCTCAATTAACAGACCTGCCTTATGGTAATGCACGCCTTCCGGTACAATATAATGGTACCCACTTCACCTTCGTAACAGATGCGAATGGTATCAACAACCGTTATGCCGGTTTTTTTAAAACAGAAAGGGCAGGTGTGGATTCCCTCTTCTTTGTGGGCGCGGAAATACTGCATAACCCTGATAAGGAAGAACTGGATTCTGCATTGGCAGAATATGGTTCTACGGCTCCGGATTCTGTTCAGGCCATTACTATTACCAATGATTCCACCTACGTATTCCCGGTTACCAACTATCAGCATGGTATCAAGGAATCACGTATTGCAGGCGACCAGGGAATGGTTTCTGAAGTAGTGCAGATCGGTGATTACAAACGCCTGTACAAACTGAAAGTGGATACGAACACTTTGCGCAGAAGGAATGTGAATGCAAGGCCTACACGTTTCCGTGCTGCCCAGATGCATGCGGACAGTCTCAAGTTAGGATTGCCCAGTGTGTATAATCAGAAGGACACTTCAGCTGCCAAGCAAAACGATTTCTTCCAGAATGAATTTGGCAATGAGCCGAAAGATACTACCAGCCAGCAAACCGTTGATGCCCGGGCTGCCAGGGATGAACCACCTGTACTGAAACTGGCCAGGCTGAGCAATTACAAGCTCAAGTTCGCATCGGATTACCTGGTGGCACAGATAGATAACTCCGTGCTCATGAGTAAATACCAGGCATTCGGCGGTAAACCCATGTCACCTATCCGGTTAACAGATCCTATTAACGGGTTGATCCGTATAGGGGTGAGTGATCTGATGGAAGATTACAAATTCAGTGGTGCCTTCCGTATCCCGCTGGGATTGGATGGTACGGAGTATATGTTCTCCATGTCCTACCTGAAAAAACGGTTCGACTATAAGTTCACTTATTACCGTAAAGTAGATAAGGGAGACCTGGTGTCTGATGAAGTAGCCTACCCGGTAAAGAACAAGACCAATATCTACCAGGGCGAGGTGAAATATCCTTTTGATGTGGTGCGCAGCCTTCGTTTGCAAGCCGGCATCAGAAGAGACGAGTTGGTGATATTGGCTAACGATATCCCTTCCCTGAACCAGAAATCCTTTGTTCAAACTTACGCACTGGGCCGTTTGGAATATGTGCATGATAATACGCTGAACCCTGCCATCAATATTTATAAAGGAACCCGTTACAAGATCTACGGAGACCTGATGGCACAGATGTCCAGCAACCGGAATACTTTGTTCGGACAGGTAACACCTAAAGGCAAACTGACCTATAACATGGGCATCGATGCAAGGCACTATGAGCAGATCCTGCGTAATTTCATCTGGGCTACCCGTTTCTCTGCGGACCTCTCCTGGGGTAGCAGCAAACTGGTGTACTTCCTGGGTGGGGTAGATAACTGGACGTTCACGCCTGACATTCACAAAAACACACCGATGACGAATGATAACTATGCCTACCAAACCCTTGCGGTTAACATGCGTGGTTACAAACAGAATATCAAAAACGGTAACAATGTGATGTTGCTGAATACAGAATTACGTTTACCGGTATTCACCACTTTCATTGACAAGCCGATCAACTCTGCATTCCTCCGTAACTTCCAGCTGACCACTTTCGTAGATATCGGAACTGCCTGGAACCAGAAGCTGAGCTTCAAGGATGCGAACTACACTACCTACACCAGTAATGATGGTCTTATTGTGAAGATCAAAGAAGGGTTCCTGGGACCATTTGTAGGTGGTTATGGTTTTGGTGCGAGAACTACATTGCTGGGTTATTTTGTGAAAGCAGATGCGGGCTGGCCAATGACTGGTTTCTTCCGCGGCAAACCCCTGCTTTATATTTCAATGGGTGTAGATTTCTAA
- a CDS encoding diacylglycerol kinase family protein produces MFSKRLQSFRHAFNGIRSFLRSEPNGRIHFVATIVVIIAGVWFRCSITEWAMLIIVMAMVWLTEMLNTSIEKIMDHITPEQHPGVKRIKDIAAGAVLIAALSAAVVGALIFIPRII; encoded by the coding sequence ATGTTTTCCAAACGCCTGCAAAGTTTCCGGCATGCCTTTAACGGCATCAGGTCATTCCTCCGCAGTGAACCCAACGGCCGTATCCATTTTGTGGCTACGATTGTGGTGATCATTGCAGGGGTGTGGTTTCGTTGCAGCATCACGGAATGGGCTATGCTGATCATTGTGATGGCCATGGTATGGTTAACAGAAATGCTCAACACTTCCATCGAAAAGATCATGGACCATATCACACCGGAACAACATCCCGGCGTGAAAAGGATCAAGGATATTGCAGCCGGGGCTGTGCTCATAGCTGCATTGTCAGCTGCTGTAGTTGGCGCATTGATCTTTATTCCCAGGATAATATAA
- a CDS encoding winged helix-turn-helix domain-containing protein has protein sequence MNPIGNLNKIFESRIRLGVMSVLMVNEEVSFNDLKQMLEVTDGNLASHLATLEENVYIKVHKGFIGRKTNTTYSITKAGEKAFKGHLAALEAMIKFSS, from the coding sequence ATGAATCCGATCGGTAACCTGAATAAAATATTTGAAAGCCGCATTCGCCTGGGGGTGATGAGCGTGCTTATGGTAAATGAAGAGGTCAGCTTTAATGACCTCAAACAAATGCTGGAAGTAACAGATGGTAATCTGGCTTCCCACCTGGCCACCTTAGAGGAAAATGTTTATATCAAAGTACACAAAGGATTCATCGGCAGAAAAACCAATACTACCTATTCCATTACCAAAGCAGGAGAAAAAGCCTTCAAAGGGCATCTTGCCGCACTGGAAGCAATGATCAAATTCAGTTCTTAG
- a CDS encoding DUF5686 family protein: protein MTGWKRTIALVICIISFLPLSAQFKISGIVKDAHTEELIPFATLQFVGTNTGMVTDAEGHFVFELPVIPSDSLLVRVMGYRRTVLFVDKNLKDQTLNFEISRSDVSLKTYEIKANVNFALVLLRHIIRRKPENNYDRLESYKYEIYNKLELDLKNLNTVKLSRNRFTKPFSFILKNIDSTTENQPFLPVFLTESISDYYYQKSPKRTKEVIKGSRTSGIDNESVTKFLGGMYQNINVYDNYIPVFDKNFVSPIANNGTLFYNYRITDTQYISNHRFIKLNFEPRRKGENVFIGEVWVQDSTYAVQKMSLSVPGDANINFVRKISLVQEYKQFPDSSGWFLAKDKFIVDFWTPSPKPTKTLDFIGRKTTSYNNVIVNDTAATNIFTEKRYPQNIVVTDSANQRPDSFWHNNRHDRLSKNEQAIYNMVDTLQKMPLFQKYSNTIRFLATGYKPFGPLEWGPYFYLFSQNRQEGFRLRLDLGTTPKFNKDLYLNGYLAYGFGDDRFKGKLSALWLLQRHPRMYVYGSFVRDIDNGATYYDEVGTDNIFTLAIRKPNVPQKFMLIDEKRAEFFKEYYSGFSHHFSIVHKQFIPYAPLPSGSFFHSNGEGLDPLTNMEVAVKLRYAFREEFLEGNYYRYSLGSKYPIVEFKYAMGVKGILKSNYNYHKTSITISDYVKLPPFGSLYYNFFGGKIFGSAMPYPLLEIHPGNEIYYYNKYAFNMMNRFEFISDQYAGFNLEHTLGSGLFNYIPLVRRLKLRQFWTAKGIIGKLSESNKNLNLNAGYPFKTLQSHPYVEVGTGVENILKFIRIDFVWRLAPKPLPDEPYEKRFGIFGSFRLQF, encoded by the coding sequence ATGACCGGCTGGAAACGAACCATAGCTTTAGTTATTTGCATCATCAGCTTCTTACCCCTTAGCGCTCAATTCAAGATTAGTGGCATCGTTAAGGACGCGCATACCGAGGAACTGATCCCCTTTGCAACCTTGCAGTTTGTTGGCACCAATACCGGCATGGTGACTGATGCGGAAGGTCATTTCGTATTCGAACTCCCCGTTATTCCTTCTGACTCATTACTGGTGAGGGTAATGGGTTATCGCAGAACGGTACTTTTTGTAGATAAAAATTTAAAGGACCAAACGCTCAATTTTGAGATCAGCCGTTCAGACGTTTCCCTTAAAACATACGAGATAAAAGCCAATGTGAATTTTGCGTTGGTGTTGCTGCGTCATATTATCCGAAGAAAACCGGAAAACAACTATGACCGACTGGAGAGCTATAAATATGAGATCTACAATAAACTGGAACTGGACCTTAAAAACCTGAACACGGTAAAACTTTCCAGGAACCGCTTTACCAAACCGTTCTCATTTATTCTCAAGAATATAGACAGTACTACGGAAAACCAGCCCTTCCTGCCCGTTTTTCTAACGGAAAGCATATCCGATTACTATTACCAGAAAAGCCCCAAGCGAACGAAAGAAGTGATCAAGGGCAGCCGTACATCCGGTATTGATAATGAAAGTGTAACGAAGTTCCTGGGTGGCATGTACCAGAACATCAATGTGTATGATAACTATATTCCTGTATTTGATAAGAACTTTGTAAGCCCTATTGCCAATAACGGCACTTTATTCTACAACTACCGCATTACGGATACACAATACATCAGTAATCATCGTTTCATCAAGCTAAATTTTGAGCCCCGCCGTAAAGGAGAGAATGTTTTTATCGGGGAAGTATGGGTGCAGGATTCGACGTACGCGGTACAGAAAATGAGTTTATCTGTTCCCGGCGATGCAAATATCAACTTCGTCAGAAAGATCAGCCTGGTGCAGGAATACAAACAATTCCCGGATAGCAGCGGATGGTTCCTGGCTAAAGATAAATTCATTGTAGACTTCTGGACGCCCAGCCCTAAACCTACCAAAACCCTTGATTTCATTGGCCGCAAGACCACTTCTTATAACAATGTGATTGTGAATGATACAGCGGCTACGAATATCTTCACGGAGAAACGTTACCCGCAGAACATTGTGGTAACGGACAGTGCCAACCAGCGCCCGGATTCTTTCTGGCACAATAACCGGCACGACCGTCTCAGCAAAAATGAACAGGCTATCTACAACATGGTGGATACCTTGCAGAAGATGCCCCTGTTCCAGAAATATTCCAACACCATCCGTTTCCTGGCTACGGGTTATAAACCTTTCGGGCCTTTGGAATGGGGACCTTACTTCTACCTGTTCTCCCAGAACAGACAGGAAGGTTTCCGCCTCCGGCTGGACCTTGGTACCACGCCTAAATTCAATAAGGACCTTTACCTGAATGGTTACCTGGCCTATGGCTTCGGAGACGACAGGTTCAAAGGCAAACTTTCCGCACTCTGGTTACTGCAACGCCATCCCCGCATGTATGTGTACGGTTCCTTTGTGCGCGATATTGATAATGGCGCTACTTATTATGATGAAGTGGGAACGGATAACATCTTTACGCTGGCTATCCGCAAACCCAATGTACCACAGAAGTTCATGCTGATAGATGAAAAGCGCGCAGAGTTCTTTAAAGAATATTACTCCGGCTTTTCTCATCATTTTTCCATTGTGCATAAACAGTTCATCCCCTATGCACCCTTGCCTTCCGGCAGCTTCTTCCACAGCAATGGAGAAGGACTTGACCCTTTAACCAATATGGAAGTAGCGGTTAAACTGCGTTATGCTTTCCGGGAGGAATTCCTCGAAGGGAATTATTACCGTTACAGTCTTGGCAGTAAATACCCTATTGTGGAATTTAAATATGCCATGGGTGTTAAAGGCATTTTAAAGAGCAATTATAACTACCACAAAACATCCATTACCATATCAGACTATGTAAAGCTTCCTCCTTTTGGCAGCCTGTATTATAACTTCTTTGGCGGTAAGATCTTTGGCTCGGCCATGCCTTATCCATTGCTGGAAATACATCCGGGTAACGAGATCTACTACTATAACAAGTACGCCTTCAACATGATGAACCGCTTTGAATTCATCAGTGACCAATACGCCGGTTTCAACCTGGAACATACGCTTGGCAGTGGTTTATTCAACTACATTCCACTTGTGCGCAGATTAAAGCTGCGCCAGTTCTGGACGGCCAAAGGTATTATCGGCAAACTCTCTGAGTCTAATAAAAACCTGAACCTTAACGCGGGTTATCCTTTTAAAACACTTCAAAGCCATCCTTATGTTGAAGTAGGTACCGGCGTGGAGAATATCCTCAAATTCATCCGGATAGATTTCGTGTGGCGCCTAGCACCGAAGCCACTACCGGATGAACCTTATGAAAAAAGGTTTGGCATCTTCGGTAGTTTCCGGCTTCAGTTCTAG
- a CDS encoding helix-turn-helix domain-containing protein: MNAGSIIRRLREERNVTQEYMASKLNIGVTAYGNIERNDVKRLTIDRLKEIADILKVHVFELFGYSERDVFLANKKKQSDAFSDINLLAVLHYFRKDKEILHAALSILKEISDALRQQVQENTAAIHRLMEMQLEMHQQRLSSA, translated from the coding sequence ATGAATGCTGGATCTATCATCAGAAGATTAAGGGAAGAAAGAAATGTTACGCAGGAATACATGGCTTCAAAACTGAACATCGGCGTAACGGCATATGGAAATATAGAGCGCAATGATGTGAAGCGGCTCACCATCGACCGGTTAAAGGAAATAGCGGACATCCTCAAGGTACATGTATTTGAATTATTTGGTTATTCAGAAAGAGACGTCTTCCTGGCCAATAAGAAGAAACAAAGCGATGCGTTCAGTGATATCAACCTGCTCGCAGTATTACATTACTTCAGAAAAGATAAAGAGATCTTACATGCGGCGTTAAGCATCCTGAAAGAAATAAGTGATGCCCTCAGGCAGCAGGTGCAGGAGAATACGGCAGCCATTCACCGCCTGATGGAAATGCAGCTGGAGATGCATCAGCAACGTTTAAGTTCAGCATAA
- a CDS encoding VanZ family protein, protein MRTILYYLPAMGWIVLILFLCTLPGSEIPKISILDKLHVDKVVHFVLFGGTVILLAYGYYKQNNGLSGLGLLSIVLVVTLYGLAIEFIQKYLVVNRSFDMMDVLADGTGAAVGALIFRWIGKRFLK, encoded by the coding sequence ATGAGAACGATCCTTTATTACTTACCAGCAATGGGTTGGATCGTTCTCATTCTTTTTTTATGCACCCTGCCCGGCTCAGAGATCCCCAAGATCTCGATCCTGGATAAACTACATGTAGATAAAGTGGTGCACTTTGTGCTGTTTGGCGGAACCGTGATCTTACTGGCTTATGGTTACTATAAACAGAATAATGGTCTTAGTGGCCTTGGGCTTTTAAGTATTGTACTCGTTGTTACTTTGTATGGCCTGGCAATAGAATTCATTCAAAAATACCTCGTGGTCAACAGGAGCTTTGATATGATGGATGTTTTGGCTGATGGTACAGGCGCAGCGGTGGGCGCTTTGATCTTCCGCTGGATCGGTAAAAGGTTCCTCAAATAA
- the gcvH gene encoding glycine cleavage system protein GcvH — MNFPSQLRYTKDHEWVLLEGNTAKVGITEFAQRELGDIVFVDITTTGKTLNAEEIFGTVEAVKTVSDLFLPVAGTVGAVNPRLENSPELVNTDPYGEGWMVTIEVSNAADVDGLLTADAYKALIGE, encoded by the coding sequence ATGAATTTTCCGTCACAACTGCGTTACACAAAAGACCACGAATGGGTTTTGTTAGAAGGAAACACTGCTAAAGTGGGTATTACTGAATTTGCTCAGCGTGAACTGGGTGATATCGTGTTTGTGGACATCACCACAACCGGTAAAACACTGAATGCTGAAGAGATCTTTGGTACCGTGGAAGCGGTAAAAACAGTGTCTGATCTGTTCCTGCCTGTTGCCGGTACCGTAGGTGCCGTAAACCCAAGACTGGAAAACAGCCCTGAACTGGTGAACACAGACCCATATGGCGAAGGCTGGATGGTAACCATTGAAGTAAGTAATGCTGCTGATGTGGATGGATTGTTAACCGCAGATGCTTACAAAGCACTGATCGGAGAATAA
- a CDS encoding peptidylprolyl isomerase: MHRALLLSFSLLFCISVNAQRNRKVKVTTEYGTMVIRLYDQTPLHRNNFIKLVKKHFYDSLLFHRVIHNFMIQGGDPDSKNAKPGTELGNGGVGYTVPAEFQLDLFHKKGVLAAARDNNPTKASDGCQFYIVQGKKFTDGQLDTLEQTRLGGRKLPVDQREIYKKIGGTPHLDQNYTIFGEVIKGLNVVDSIAMVKTDRNNRPLQDVRMKIRLKRKFFFF, translated from the coding sequence ATGCATAGAGCACTACTGCTGTCTTTTTCCTTATTGTTCTGTATCTCTGTGAATGCCCAGCGTAACCGTAAAGTGAAAGTAACTACGGAATACGGTACCATGGTGATCAGGTTGTATGACCAAACGCCGCTGCACCGTAACAATTTCATCAAACTCGTAAAAAAGCATTTTTACGATAGCCTGTTGTTCCACCGCGTGATCCACAACTTTATGATCCAGGGAGGCGACCCCGATTCTAAGAATGCCAAACCCGGCACGGAATTAGGGAATGGAGGCGTGGGATACACCGTACCGGCAGAATTTCAACTGGACCTCTTTCACAAAAAGGGTGTATTAGCAGCTGCCCGGGATAATAATCCTACAAAAGCATCCGATGGCTGCCAGTTTTACATTGTACAAGGCAAGAAATTCACAGACGGGCAACTGGATACGCTGGAACAAACCCGCCTGGGCGGCCGGAAATTACCGGTAGACCAACGGGAGATCTATAAAAAGATAGGCGGAACACCGCATCTGGACCAGAATTACACCATCTTCGGAGAAGTGATCAAAGGGCTGAATGTGGTAGACAGTATTGCCATGGTGAAGACAGACAGGAACAATCGCCCCTTACAGGATGTACGGATGAAGATCAGGCTGAAAAGGAAGTTCTTCTTCTTTTAA